A window of the Candidatus Paracaedimonas acanthamoebae genome harbors these coding sequences:
- a CDS encoding Tn3 family transposase: MKRGIEKQLNKVELANRFTRAIAVGNPREFTQGDKEEQEIAESCNRLIKNAIICWNYLYLSQKLEGMDSLEQKDKLLSAISSHSPISWAHINLLGEYDFSDEKLKDTAGIQLPKILV; the protein is encoded by the coding sequence ATGAAGCGGGGCATTGAAAAACAGCTTAACAAAGTTGAACTAGCCAATAGATTCACTCGAGCCATCGCCGTTGGAAATCCACGAGAATTTACGCAAGGTGACAAAGAAGAGCAGGAAATAGCCGAAAGCTGCAATCGGCTCATCAAAAACGCCATCATCTGCTGGAACTACCTGTATCTGTCACAAAAACTGGAAGGAATGGACAGCCTTGAGCAGAAAGATAAGTTGCTCTCAGCGATTTCATCGCATTCTCCGATTTCTTGGGCGCATATCAACCTTCTAGGAGAATATGATTTCTCAGATGAAAAACTTAAGGATACAGCCGGAATCCAACTTCCAAAAATTTTAGTCTAA